In Halomarina ordinaria, one genomic interval encodes:
- a CDS encoding DUF488 domain-containing protein, with amino-acid sequence MTIKSQADEELSMKIITKRIYDDPDNDTTRVLVDRLWPRGVSKEEAQLDAWIKEVAPSDGLRTWYDHDPDRWTEFKERYVSELEQKDDAVERVLDVAKDDQLTLLYAATDRDHNNAVVLREYLESRVD; translated from the coding sequence GTGACCATCAAGTCCCAGGCCGATGAGGAGCTTTCTATGAAGATCATTACGAAACGGATCTACGACGACCCTGACAACGATACAACGCGGGTGCTCGTTGACCGGCTTTGGCCTCGGGGAGTTTCGAAGGAGGAGGCGCAACTCGATGCGTGGATCAAGGAGGTTGCGCCGTCCGACGGGCTCCGGACGTGGTACGACCACGACCCAGACCGATGGACGGAGTTCAAAGAGCGGTACGTCTCGGAACTCGAACAGAAGGACGACGCCGTCGAACGTGTTCTCGACGTCGCCAAGGACGATCAGCTGACGTTGCTGTACGCCGCTACTGACCGGGATCACAATAACGCCGTCGTCCTGCGTGAGTATCTTGAATCACGCGTAGATTGA
- the ric gene encoding iron-sulfur cluster repair di-iron protein produces MFGFTLKNLRTRSSRRSEMSNATIDPQRPIGELAREVPSYTRVFEAAGIDYCCGGDASLAMACNQAGVNLDDVREELADVQTDDAQAIDWDDLAELIDDVVETHHQYLREELPALEGLVRKVARVHGENHPELEALQAVYLDLAPAMKEHIREEEEEVFPIIEKLDRGDSLSDAERRRLREVIEEMEADHEETAELLDLIAELTDGYTVPADACPSYESMVERLDALERDTHEHVHKENNVLFVEAETKLSDGVESRNS; encoded by the coding sequence ATGTTCGGCTTCACCCTCAAGAACCTACGGACGCGATCATCACGTAGATCCGAGATGTCCAACGCGACCATTGATCCACAGCGACCGATAGGGGAACTCGCCCGTGAGGTACCATCCTACACCCGTGTTTTCGAGGCAGCGGGTATCGACTACTGCTGTGGTGGGGATGCCTCCCTTGCGATGGCGTGTAATCAGGCCGGGGTCAATCTGGACGATGTCCGCGAAGAACTCGCCGACGTCCAGACAGACGACGCTCAAGCGATTGACTGGGACGACCTCGCGGAACTGATCGACGACGTCGTCGAAACCCACCACCAGTACCTGCGTGAGGAACTGCCGGCACTGGAGGGGCTCGTCAGAAAGGTCGCTCGCGTCCACGGAGAGAACCATCCCGAACTGGAGGCGCTCCAAGCAGTATATCTCGACCTCGCGCCAGCGATGAAGGAACACATTCGGGAGGAAGAAGAGGAAGTTTTCCCGATCATCGAGAAGCTCGACCGTGGGGATTCGCTCTCCGATGCGGAACGCCGACGACTTCGGGAGGTAATCGAGGAGATGGAGGCGGACCACGAGGAAACGGCAGAACTGCTGGATCTCATCGCGGAATTAACGGACGGGTACACCGTCCCGGCCGACGCGTGTCCGAGTTACGAGAGCATGGTCGAGCGTCTCGATGCCCTCGAGCGAGACACACACGAACACGTCCACAAGGAGAACAACGTCCTCTTCGTTGAAGCGGAGACGAAACTATCGGACGGTGTCGAATCCCGAAATTCCTAA
- a CDS encoding rubrerythrin-like domain-containing protein gives MVETDPDPAESTLYVCQECGTGVENPEQEDECPDCGGPLRNTTVAHD, from the coding sequence ATGGTGGAAACTGATCCTGACCCCGCCGAGTCTACGTTGTATGTGTGTCAAGAGTGTGGAACTGGTGTCGAAAACCCGGAACAGGAAGATGAATGTCCCGACTGTGGTGGGCCATTGCGAAACACAACTGTCGCTCACGACTAA
- a CDS encoding CGCGG family putative rSAM-modified RiPP protein, translating into MSSTHDDHDHDHDAKLVTDWVHDNSWSANLEKPEHADDRQLVVDQALSAIDHTASGNHVNLVTHAIHGHPEDYLYDVLESEGGDDIDWEYIEQCGCGGHVVRVHVP; encoded by the coding sequence ATGTCTAGCACCCACGACGACCACGATCACGACCACGACGCAAAACTCGTCACTGACTGGGTCCACGACAACTCATGGTCGGCGAATCTCGAAAAACCGGAACACGCCGACGACCGCCAGCTGGTGGTCGACCAGGCTCTCTCGGCGATCGACCACACCGCCTCAGGCAACCACGTGAACCTCGTCACACACGCCATCCACGGTCATCCAGAAGACTACCTCTACGACGTTTTAGAGAGCGAGGGAGGTGACGATATTGATTGGGAATACATCGAACAGTGTGGGTGCGGGGGTCACGTCGTCAGAGTTCACGTTCCGTAG
- a CDS encoding DUF2249 domain-containing protein, whose amino-acid sequence MAEIDSYVEEVGAPTDRPVETLDARELPPPQPLKNTLERLADLDDEVVLVQRNDRAPQHLYPQLDDRGFTYETIEGDGQVVTVIWR is encoded by the coding sequence ATGGCAGAGATTGACTCATACGTCGAGGAAGTCGGAGCACCCACTGACCGACCGGTCGAAACACTCGATGCCAGAGAGCTACCGCCACCACAACCACTGAAGAACACGCTCGAACGGCTTGCTGACCTCGACGACGAGGTGGTACTCGTCCAGCGGAACGACCGCGCACCTCAACACCTCTATCCGCAACTGGACGACCGGGGCTTCACGTACGAGACAATCGAAGGCGACGGGCAGGTCGTTACTGTGATCTGGCGGTAG
- a CDS encoding helix-turn-helix domain-containing protein encodes MFGDAFNSLPCLGSPKMVCASLTLTIPKRTWIGTVSRDHPVATFHVRSAQSADSVGVGFVELLAEKPAEIIESIRSFDPVHTVEVFHQEPNRTLLQIEADKPILLDVLDKAGVPVEMPFEIQNGQVEWELTTTRNRLTTLGSALDESEVGYVVEHIHAKPEFDRILTDKQQRLIEAALKRGYYDSPRQCTQEELAASLDMAKSTCSEILHRAEERIVKSFERGTESDRTAARLTT; translated from the coding sequence ATGTTCGGAGACGCCTTCAATAGTCTGCCGTGTTTAGGTTCACCTAAAATGGTGTGTGCTTCACTGACCCTGACGATCCCGAAGCGAACCTGGATTGGTACCGTCTCACGAGATCATCCGGTAGCGACGTTTCATGTCCGATCTGCTCAGTCTGCCGATAGCGTCGGCGTTGGATTCGTCGAGCTACTGGCGGAAAAGCCAGCGGAGATCATTGAGTCGATCCGGTCGTTCGATCCTGTCCACACCGTGGAGGTGTTCCACCAAGAGCCGAACCGAACCCTCCTCCAGATCGAGGCGGACAAACCGATTCTCCTGGACGTTCTCGACAAAGCGGGCGTCCCGGTGGAGATGCCCTTCGAGATCCAGAATGGCCAGGTCGAATGGGAGCTGACCACGACTCGAAACAGGTTAACGACGCTAGGGTCAGCGCTAGATGAGTCGGAGGTTGGATACGTCGTTGAGCACATCCACGCCAAGCCCGAGTTCGACCGAATCCTGACCGACAAGCAACAACGACTGATCGAAGCAGCCCTGAAACGTGGTTACTACGACTCTCCGCGACAGTGCACACAGGAGGAACTCGCGGCGTCACTGGACATGGCGAAGTCGACGTGTTCGGAGATCCTGCACCGCGCCGAGGAACGAATCGTCAAGTCGTTTGAACGCGGAACCGAATCAGACCGTACTGCGGCCCGGCTGACCACCTAA
- a CDS encoding redoxin domain-containing protein gives MVSQGDTAPTFTATLGTSDHEPFNFEDHVGTDLVVLAFFPGAFTPPCTNEMVALQERIDEFEEAGATVFGVSADSPFSQGAFREEHRVEFDLVSDMAGDAIRAYDLEIDIEPLGLYGVANRAVFVVDKDGTITYDWIADDPTNEPDYDELIEAVKAA, from the coding sequence ATGGTTTCACAAGGAGACACCGCACCGACGTTCACTGCAACGCTCGGCACGAGCGACCACGAACCGTTCAACTTCGAAGATCACGTCGGTACTGATCTAGTCGTTCTCGCCTTCTTCCCAGGCGCATTCACACCACCGTGTACGAATGAGATGGTCGCACTCCAGGAGCGAATCGACGAGTTCGAGGAGGCTGGCGCAACCGTCTTCGGCGTGAGCGCCGATTCCCCGTTCTCTCAGGGTGCGTTCCGCGAGGAACACCGGGTCGAATTCGACCTCGTCAGCGACATGGCCGGCGACGCCATCCGGGCATACGACCTCGAGATAGACATCGAACCGCTAGGGCTCTACGGCGTCGCGAATCGGGCGGTGTTCGTCGTCGACAAGGACGGAACGATCACCTATGACTGGATCGCCGATGATCCGACGAACGAACCCGATTACGACGAACTGATCGAGGCGGTCAAAGCAGCGTAG